From Amaranthus tricolor cultivar Red isolate AtriRed21 chromosome 4, ASM2621246v1, whole genome shotgun sequence:
AGGAAGACAGACACCTCCTAACAGGCCTTCACACGGTGGCTGATGTCTTCTGTTCCGACTGCGGCGAGGCGCTCGGTTGGAAGTATGTTAAAGCTTATGAACCATCCCAGAAATATAAGGAATCCAAGGTTGTTCTTGAGAAATTTAAGATTGTTAAAGATGCTTAATCTCTGTTGCTTACTGTTTAGTGTTTATTAAACAGTATTTACTTGCCTTTCTGTATTAATTTCTTCTGTCAAGTCACAAGTGTATATAATTGTGTTACCAATTTGTATCATGaattaatcattaaaatgtgtgtatatatgtctGATCGATTCGATCTAACTTTAACCCGACTAAATATTTCCAAATATATGTCCAAATTAATTGGGATTTTCGTTGAGGGAAGTATTTTTGATTAAATAACTAAACGAATTCTGCTGATAATTAGACCTTAATAAAGTGTCCTTTATTTCGACGTGgtcaaagatttataatttatttcgaTGGGGTCAaagatttatacttgaacccgATTAAATAGTGTACAATTGTGTACTTCTTAATTATGTGAAATTGAACATGATGTTTGCTACACAGGGACAAAGCCAGGATTTTTAGTTGGGGGGCCAAATTATCGTATATAAAAACTAGTTAAACTTTGAAAATTTGAATCATATAGACTGAAATTAACTTGAATAatagcaaaaattatatttgacaaatagaGTTGAAGTTCCCTGTGATTACCCCTTTTGAAAAAGAAACTAAGTATTTTTGACTTCATATATTTGCCTTCTAAGTCTCCgaaaaaaatactattaaatttaagatagcaaaaatataaaGACACACACTAAAAAGGATGAATGTGAATCATgaaagatagataataatgacattatagtataaattaaatttattagtctacaaaaaaataatagttcaaatttggGTTTGATCCATTAACCTAAATTACAAATATGTTATCCCAACCATTGACCTATAGTATTTTTTGTTACAATTATGTactctttaaattatataatatattagtaaGGGGGACCGAAGCTAAATATATAGGATCGCATTTTCGCAAGGGGGGCCGGGCCTCCGCCGGCCCCCAATGTGGCTTCGCCCATGTTGCTACATAGAATCGCTTAGAAACAACTTCTTTGTTAGTGATAGTTATTGTTAGTGATAGCTACTGTTATCACTAACAGGGTAAAGTTACATAAATTCAATCCTCTAAAATTCACTCTAGCTGAAATCACTAAATAACGTTGGAGTAATAAATATTGTCGTTGATTAGACCTTAATAAATTGAAGGGTTAGCATCCATCGTTGCATTTCCAAGTGGATAATGATTAACAAATTGAAGGGCTGAAGGGAATTTCAGAAAaagttgagcgaaaaaataaaaaaaattaagcaaataagcaaaattctaaacttttcccaaaagtaagcgtccaaaccccaaagctgtgctttggagctgttcgcagttactaactgcgaagagctataaaagacaaaagagctgttcgcagttagtaactgcgaacaggctgttttgtcttttatagctgttcgcagttagtaactgcgaacaactaattaatttttttttcctttatttttgagttgttgtttgttgtaattgcactagagacattagaataggtaattacaagtcgatgtatttttaaggcggcatgattcatcgccaaaactccgatcattcataagtcaaagtTTGGGGCTTaagataaagtaattaaacatgtatatacaacaaaatatacacaaatgtttgaaatatacaagtcaattaaaaaatatatatatatatgtacatagtcgatccaaatacacaaaaggtaATCGTTAACGCTCACGAACCCTCATCTAccttatccaactgagttggtctccttcgcctcctacgatagaaaGAGGCGTTCGCGTGacgctctggcagtggaggggactggtactgtgatggcccagcctgcgaggtccccgcagcGTCAACGGAATATGAAtgatccatctcctccaaatggtagtcataagAAGGAGA
This genomic window contains:
- the LOC130809657 gene encoding protein yippee-like At4g27745 produces the protein MAEEVGSRSYCCFVCRNYVAHHDDIVSKSFQAHTGRAFLFSHAVNIVTGPKEDRHLLTGLHTVADVFCSDCGEALGWKYVKAYEPSQKYKESKVVLEKFKIVKDA